The following is a genomic window from Thioclava electrotropha.
GATCGGGATGCTCGCGATCCTCGTCGTGTTCCTGCCGCGCTTCTGGCGGGCCTGAGCCTCAGACCGGCATCGCCGTGGTCGAGACTACGCATTTGAGCGAGAAGCTCGACTGGATCTGCGCCACGCCCGGAATATTGGCGAGCTTCGCCCGGTGCAGCCGCGCGAAATCCTCGGCATCGGCGGCCACCACTTTCAGCAGGTAATCCGCAGCCCCCGCCATCAGGTGACATTCAAGCACTTCCGGCACCTGCTTCACGCCCTTCTCGAATGCATCGAGCACCTCGTCGGCCTGACTCGACAGCTTGATCTCGACATAGACCGTCGTGGTCCGCCCCAGCTTGCGCGGGTTCAGCAGGGCGACGTAATCGCGGATGTAGCCCTCCTCCTCCAGCCGCTGCACCCGGCGATGGCAGGCCGAAGCCGATAGGTTTACCCGCTCGCTCAGCTCGGCATTGGAGATTCGCCCCTGCCGCTGCAAAACCTCCAGCAGCCGACGATCTGTCGCGTCCAGCTTGTCGCTCATGCAATATCCTGCCGATCTTTGCGTATTTTATCGAAGATACGAGCGACCCACCCCATCCACAACCGGCAAATTGGCAAAGCACTTGCTTGTGACGGAGCGCATACTGGGCACAGGACGTTTCCATTTTTTGGAGGAGGACACGCGATGAAGATCGGTACGGTGCGCGAGATCAAGGCGCAGGAATTCCGCGTCGGGCTGACCCCGGCTGCGGCACAAGAGGCGGTGGCCCATGGCCACGAGGTGCTGGTCGAGACCGGCGCAGGTCAGGGCGCGGGCTTCAACGACAGCGATTACGAGGCGGCCGGCGCGAAAATCCTCGGCGATGCGGCGGATGTGTTCGCCCAGGCTGAGATGATCGTGAAGGTGAAAGAGCCGCAGGCCTCGGAGCGCGCGATGCTGCGCGAGGGCCAGCTTCTCTTCACCTATCTGCATCTGGCCGCCGACCCGGCGCAGACCCATGATCTGATGAAATCGGGCGCGACCTGCATCGCCTACGAGACGGTCACCGCGAAAGACGGCACCCTGCCGCTGCTCGCGCCGATGTCCGAAGTGGCCGGTCGCCTCGCGCCGCAGATGGGCGCCTGGACCCTGCAGAAAGCCAATGGCGGGCGCGGTGTGCTGATGGGCGGCGTGCCGGGCGTGTCGCCCGCGAAGGTCGTCGTGATCGGCGGCGGCGTCGTGGGCACCAACGCCGCGCGCGTAGCTGCCGGGATGGGCGCGGATGTGACCGTGCTCGACAAGTCGCTGCCGCGTCTGCGCTATCTCGATGACACGTTCGGCGGCACCTTCCGCACCGCCTATGCCTCGAAAGCCGAGACCGAGGCGCTGGTCGCGGCCTCCGATCTGGTGATCGGCGCGGTGCTGATCCCCGGGGCTGCTGCTCCGAAACTGGTCACCCGCGAGATGCTGAAGACGATGAAGCCCGGCGCGGCGATCGTCGACGTCGCTATCGATCAGGGCGGCTGCGTCGAGACCTCGCACCCCACAACCCATGACGACCCGATCTACGAGGTCGAGGGCGTGATGCATTACTGCGTGGCCAACATGCCCGGCGCGGTCGCACGCACCGCGACCCTCGCCCTGTCGAACGCGACGCAGCCGTTCCTGCTCGCGCTGGCCGACAAGGGATGGGAGCGCGCCTGCGCCGAGGATCCGCATCTGGCCGCGGGCCTCAACGTCCATGCGGGCAAGGTGACCTACAAGGCTGTGGCCGAAGCGCTCGACCTGCCGCTCGATGCGCCGGACGCGGTGAAGCACGCAGCCGAATAAGGGCCGCCCCGCCCCACGAACGAAACGGCCCGGAGCTTTGCCCGGGCCGTTCTCATATCTGTCTGCGACGTCCGCCCGCGAGGCCCCGCGCCGTCACTTCCGAAGCGCGTCGCGGATCTCGAGGAGCACGTCGAGCTGGCTCGGCCCGGTTTCCACCGCGGGCGCGACATCGTCGGGCTTCTCCGCCGCGGCCTTCACGCGGTTGACCATTTTCACCAGCATGAAGACGACGAAGGCGATGATGAGGAAGTTGATCACTGCCATCACGAAGGCCCCATAGGCGAAGATCGACGCCCCCGATTTGCGCGCCTCGTCAAGGCTTGCCCCTGCGGGAACCTCGCCGGAGAGCACGGCATAATTATTGGTGAAGTCGACCCCGCCCGTGAACAGGCCGATGATCGGGTTGATGATGTCGCCGACCAGCGACGTGACGATCGCGGTGAAGGCCGCGCCGATGATGATGCCAACCGCCATGTCCATGACATTGCCCTTGGCGATGAAATCCTTGAATTCCTGAATCATTTCAGACCCTCTTTCCGATGCGCCTTTTGCGCCGCAACAGGCTAGCACGATCTTCGGGTCTGCATAGCTTCCAACGCGGGGCATAGCGGGCCGTATCAAGACGGGATCGCGGCTCAGCAAAGTCTCCGTCGCGCATCCTCGACAAGGCGGCGGGCGACCTGAGCCGCCGTGGTCCCCGTATCACCTCCGCGGCGAGGCGAGAGAGGCGATGCGACCGGCAAGGCCGCGAAGCCGTCGCTGAGACGTGCGCGGGCCTCCTGCCGGGCGATATCGGCGATGGCTTCCGCATCGAAACGCAGCGCCTGCTGGATTTGCTCTGCCGCGTCCTCGCACGGCCCTGCCCCGACGCGGCTACACGCCCAGGCACAGCCGAAATGATCGGGCATCTGAGAAATGTTGCGCAGGCGGCGTTGTGCGGCGCGGATGCGATCGCAGGCCGCGTCGCGCTGATCGGCGCGCAGGGAAAGCTCCAGCGGCAATGTCTCTGCCAGAGTCACCCGCTCTTCCTGCAGCCCTTCGGCCGCCGCACGCAGGGCCGCTGCCGTGTCCGGCTCGGCCGTTTCCGCATCCTCAAAGCAACCCGAAATCATCTCGTCCAGAAACGCGACCCGGTGACGCGCGATCAGGTCGGCCGCCTCGGCAAAAGCGAGATCGGAGACCGCCTGCCGCAACTCTTCCAACGCGCGGTCGACGGCGCAATCGCCCGGCCCGTGCAGCGCAGTCAACGCACGCTGTTCAAGCGCGATCGACGTAGCTCCGTATTCCTGTCCAACCATGGCGGCATCCCTTTCTG
Proteins encoded in this region:
- a CDS encoding Lrp/AsnC family transcriptional regulator; the protein is MSDKLDATDRRLLEVLQRQGRISNAELSERVNLSASACHRRVQRLEEEGYIRDYVALLNPRKLGRTTTVYVEIKLSSQADEVLDAFEKGVKQVPEVLECHLMAGAADYLLKVVAADAEDFARLHRAKLANIPGVAQIQSSFSLKCVVSTTAMPV
- the ald gene encoding alanine dehydrogenase, producing the protein MKIGTVREIKAQEFRVGLTPAAAQEAVAHGHEVLVETGAGQGAGFNDSDYEAAGAKILGDAADVFAQAEMIVKVKEPQASERAMLREGQLLFTYLHLAADPAQTHDLMKSGATCIAYETVTAKDGTLPLLAPMSEVAGRLAPQMGAWTLQKANGGRGVLMGGVPGVSPAKVVVIGGGVVGTNAARVAAGMGADVTVLDKSLPRLRYLDDTFGGTFRTAYASKAETEALVAASDLVIGAVLIPGAAAPKLVTREMLKTMKPGAAIVDVAIDQGGCVETSHPTTHDDPIYEVEGVMHYCVANMPGAVARTATLALSNATQPFLLALADKGWERACAEDPHLAAGLNVHAGKVTYKAVAEALDLPLDAPDAVKHAAE
- the mscL gene encoding large conductance mechanosensitive channel protein MscL, which produces MIQEFKDFIAKGNVMDMAVGIIIGAAFTAIVTSLVGDIINPIIGLFTGGVDFTNNYAVLSGEVPAGASLDEARKSGASIFAYGAFVMAVINFLIIAFVVFMLVKMVNRVKAAAEKPDDVAPAVETGPSQLDVLLEIRDALRK